A section of the Leptotrichia buccalis C-1013-b genome encodes:
- a CDS encoding YggS family pyridoxal phosphate-dependent enzyme, translating to MELNSVKIHQNYEKILENVKKYSPYPEKVKILFVSKYLNVEEHKAVIDMGYDYFGENRAQLYRDKLNEFSDEKYKNIKWDFIGRLQKNKIKYIINSVNLVHSIDSYQLLEEINKKAIENNKTISGLIQINVSREESKTGVYIEDFKKDSEKYFSMSNVKIAGFMTMAPFDASEYEIDNYFSKMRELKEEYEKKYDYITELSMGMSNDYIEALKNGATIIRIGSKLFE from the coding sequence ATGGAACTCAACAGTGTAAAAATTCATCAAAATTATGAAAAAATCTTGGAAAATGTGAAAAAATATTCACCATATCCAGAAAAAGTGAAAATTTTATTTGTAAGCAAATATTTAAATGTGGAAGAACATAAGGCTGTAATAGATATGGGCTATGATTATTTTGGTGAAAATCGAGCTCAGCTCTATCGAGACAAGTTAAATGAATTTTCAGATGAAAAATATAAAAATATCAAATGGGATTTTATTGGGCGATTACAGAAAAATAAAATTAAATACATAATAAATAGCGTAAATTTAGTACATTCAATAGATTCTTACCAGCTTTTAGAAGAAATAAATAAAAAAGCTATTGAAAATAATAAGACTATAAGCGGGTTAATACAAATTAACGTTTCAAGGGAAGAATCCAAAACAGGAGTTTATATTGAAGATTTTAAAAAGGATAGTGAAAAATATTTTTCAATGAGTAATGTAAAAATAGCTGGGTTTATGACAATGGCTCCATTTGATGCTAGTGAATACGAAATAGATAATTATTTTTCAAAAATGAGAGAATTAAAAGAAGAATACGAAAAAAAATATGATTATATTACTGAGCTTTCTATGGGAATGTCTAATGATTATATAGAAGCCTTGAAAAATGGTGCAACTATAATTAGAATAGGAAGCAAGTTATTTGAATAG